A single window of Cellulomonas sp. NTE-D12 DNA harbors:
- a CDS encoding aminoglycoside phosphotransferase, with product MTLTATAGSADLPLEPLTELVRTWLPTRRWYPAKGTEAQLDVVATLLLDDEAVRIPLVRVRFGSVDTLLQVPLVLDRLAPSATAQADPSAPVDPDTVGRIGDLLLLDGTGHPAFLGAWLAAADGPDGRAPTDLDPATARVITGEQSNTSVVLRRAGEELQAPAVGILKVFRTLAAGPNPDVDVPRRLVEVGWDGVPAPLGWLVGRWPDAGGQLVEGYLGALSAFVPGARDGFELACELAGAGAPFDDAAGQLGTLIAGMHAALVRGFGAEPSGADDGDGAAGPAQVARQLEDRFAWAAESVPALQGYGDAVHGVAARVRALPDAPPRQRVHGDLHLGQVLRSADRWVVTDFEGEPLAPLAMRTRPDLAVRDVAGMLRSFDYAAAVGGLHHEAAHAWSGAARDALLVRYDATAGTSLATGEGSSALLLTALELDKALYEAVYEQRNRPDWLHIPLAGLDRLLR from the coding sequence GTGACGCTCACCGCGACGGCGGGGTCGGCGGACCTCCCCCTCGAGCCGCTGACGGAGCTCGTCCGGACCTGGCTGCCGACGCGCCGCTGGTACCCCGCCAAGGGGACCGAGGCGCAGCTCGACGTGGTGGCCACGCTGCTGCTGGACGACGAGGCCGTGCGCATCCCTCTGGTCCGCGTGCGCTTCGGTTCGGTCGACACGCTGCTCCAGGTGCCGCTCGTGCTCGACCGGCTCGCCCCGAGCGCCACGGCGCAGGCCGACCCGTCAGCGCCGGTCGACCCTGACACCGTCGGCCGGATCGGCGACCTGCTGCTGCTCGACGGCACCGGCCACCCCGCGTTCCTGGGCGCCTGGCTCGCCGCCGCCGACGGCCCCGACGGCCGTGCGCCCACCGACCTGGACCCGGCCACCGCCCGCGTGATCACGGGCGAGCAGTCGAACACCTCCGTCGTGCTCCGCCGTGCCGGCGAGGAGCTGCAGGCACCGGCGGTCGGCATCCTCAAGGTGTTCCGCACGCTCGCCGCCGGACCGAACCCGGACGTGGACGTACCGCGCCGGCTCGTCGAGGTCGGCTGGGACGGGGTACCGGCACCGCTCGGCTGGCTCGTGGGACGTTGGCCGGACGCGGGCGGGCAGCTGGTCGAGGGCTACCTCGGCGCGCTCTCGGCGTTCGTCCCCGGGGCGCGTGACGGCTTCGAGCTCGCCTGCGAGCTCGCCGGTGCCGGCGCACCGTTCGACGACGCCGCCGGCCAGCTCGGCACCCTGATCGCCGGCATGCACGCCGCCCTGGTCCGGGGTTTCGGTGCGGAACCGAGCGGCGCCGACGACGGCGACGGCGCCGCGGGTCCGGCGCAGGTCGCCCGCCAGCTGGAGGACCGGTTCGCCTGGGCCGCGGAGTCCGTGCCCGCGCTTCAGGGGTACGGGGACGCGGTCCACGGCGTCGCTGCCCGCGTCCGCGCTCTGCCGGACGCACCGCCGCGCCAGCGGGTGCACGGTGACCTGCACCTGGGCCAGGTTCTCCGATCCGCGGACCGGTGGGTGGTGACCGATTTCGAGGGTGAGCCGTTGGCACCGCTGGCCATGCGCACCCGACCGGACCTCGCCGTACGGGACGTCGCAGGCATGCTGCGGTCCTTCGACTACGCGGCGGCGGTCGGCGGTCTGCACCACGAGGCCGCCCACGCCTGGTCCGGTGCCGCCCGCGACGCCCTCCTGGTCCGGTACGACGCGACGGCCGGAACCTCCCTGGCCACGGGCGAGGGCTCGTCGGCGCTGCTCCTGACGGCCCTCGAGCTGGACAAGGCGCTCTACGAGGCGGTCTACGAGCAGCGCAACCGTCCTGACTGGCTGCACATCCCCCTGGCCGGGCTGGACCGGCTGCTCCGCTGA
- a CDS encoding tetratricopeptide repeat protein, with the protein MSQSSQPRPRLDVRGAVDLSSLGRPSTPPPGSPGGLPAPGAYVVDVDEASFADVVRRSSQHPVVVVLWASWSEVSATVAGQLAAMAQDDGGTWLLARVDAEANPQIAQAFGAQSVPTTVAVLGGQPVPLFQGAPAADQIRGVLDQVLAAAQANGITGRVTAGQQPEVPAEPEEPPLPPLHQAAYDALERDDLPGARTAYEQALRENPRDAMARAGLAQVGLLERTAPLDGRKAREAAAADPHDVDAALAVADLDVMGGAVQDAFDRLVDIVRRTSGADRDRVRERLVDLFEVVGTDDPRVVAARRALASALY; encoded by the coding sequence ATGTCGCAGTCCTCGCAGCCTCGACCGCGCCTCGACGTGCGTGGAGCCGTCGACCTCTCCTCGCTCGGCAGGCCCTCGACACCGCCCCCGGGCTCACCGGGCGGCCTCCCGGCCCCCGGCGCCTACGTCGTCGACGTCGACGAGGCATCGTTCGCCGACGTGGTGCGGCGGTCGAGCCAGCACCCCGTCGTGGTGGTGCTCTGGGCGTCGTGGAGCGAGGTGAGCGCCACGGTGGCCGGACAGCTGGCGGCGATGGCGCAGGACGACGGCGGCACCTGGCTCCTCGCGCGGGTCGATGCCGAGGCCAACCCGCAGATCGCCCAGGCATTCGGCGCCCAGTCGGTCCCGACGACGGTCGCCGTCCTGGGTGGTCAGCCGGTCCCGCTCTTCCAGGGTGCACCCGCCGCGGACCAGATCCGCGGGGTGCTCGACCAGGTGCTCGCCGCGGCGCAGGCCAACGGCATCACCGGGCGCGTGACAGCCGGTCAGCAGCCCGAGGTCCCGGCCGAACCCGAAGAGCCTCCGCTGCCCCCGCTCCACCAGGCCGCGTACGACGCCCTGGAGCGTGACGACCTGCCGGGCGCTCGCACCGCCTACGAGCAGGCGCTCCGCGAGAACCCGCGCGATGCGATGGCCCGGGCCGGTCTCGCGCAGGTCGGCCTCCTGGAGCGCACGGCCCCCCTCGACGGACGCAAAGCCCGGGAGGCTGCGGCGGCGGACCCCCACGACGTCGACGCCGCACTGGCCGTCGCCGACTTGGACGTGATGGGTGGTGCGGTCCAGGACGCCTTCGACCGCCTCGTCGACATCGTCCGGCGAACCTCGGGCGCCGACCGCGACCGGGTCCGGGAACGCCTCGTCGACCTGTTCGAGGTCGTGGGGACCGACGACCCGCGAGTCGTGGCGGCCCGGCGGGCGCTCGCCAGCGCCCTGTACTGA
- the glgB gene encoding 1,4-alpha-glucan branching protein GlgB — MTSVAPSPVPVDADTLRAVASGLYYDPHGVLGAHPGEHGVTIRTLRPLADSVVVVTDGGQTEARHEQDGIWVAVLDADAVPAYRLAVTYGETTTLVDEPYRYLPTLGEVDLHLIREGRHEQLWTVLGAAVRRYPDPLGDVTGTSFAVWAPNARAVRVIGDFNYWQGAQHAMRSLGDSGVWELFVPGVTAGARYKFEIVGADGTWRQKADPMARGTEVPPATASVVVDSHFTWSDDAWLAHRASTDPHTGPLSIYEVHLGSWRQGLSYRDLATQLTDYVRQTGFTHVEFMPVAEHPFGGSWGYQVSSYYAPTSRFGHPDDLRYLVNALHDAGIGVIVDWVPAHFPKDDWSLGRFDGTSLYEDPDPLRGEHPDWGTYIFNFGRAEVRNFLVANATYWFEEFHVDGLRVDAVASMLYLDYSRKDGQWRPNQYGGRENLDAISFLQEANATAYRRTPGVLMIAEESTAWGGVTAPTDHGGLGFGLKWNMGWMNDTLRYMAEQPVHRSYHHGEITFSMVYAYSEQFILPLSHDEVVHGKGSLYARMPGDHWQKTANVRALFAYQWTHPGKQLIFMGDEFAQQGEWSEADSLWWGQLDDPKHAGVQRLVRDLNTLYRAQPALWKLDHRPEGFEWIDSNDSQGNTLAYLRKAPGAPTAVVVVNFAGVPHEQYRLALPGAGTWTEALNTDAAIYGGSGVGNLGQITADPVPHYGRPFSASVRIPPLGAVIFIADNS; from the coding sequence ATGACCTCGGTCGCACCCTCCCCGGTCCCCGTCGACGCCGACACCCTGAGGGCGGTCGCGTCAGGCCTGTACTACGACCCCCACGGCGTGCTGGGCGCCCATCCCGGCGAGCACGGCGTGACCATCCGCACGCTGCGGCCCCTGGCGGACAGCGTCGTCGTGGTGACCGACGGCGGGCAGACGGAGGCTCGCCACGAGCAGGACGGGATCTGGGTCGCCGTTCTCGACGCCGACGCCGTCCCCGCCTACCGCCTCGCGGTCACCTACGGCGAGACCACGACCCTGGTCGACGAGCCCTACCGCTACCTGCCGACCCTGGGCGAGGTGGACCTCCACCTCATCCGGGAGGGCCGTCACGAGCAGCTCTGGACGGTCCTCGGTGCGGCCGTCCGGCGCTACCCGGATCCTCTGGGCGACGTGACCGGGACGTCCTTCGCCGTCTGGGCGCCCAACGCCCGCGCCGTCCGCGTCATCGGCGACTTCAACTACTGGCAAGGTGCGCAGCACGCGATGCGTTCGCTGGGCGACAGCGGCGTCTGGGAGCTGTTCGTGCCCGGCGTCACCGCGGGGGCGCGCTACAAGTTCGAGATCGTCGGCGCCGACGGCACCTGGCGGCAGAAGGCCGACCCGATGGCACGCGGCACCGAGGTCCCGCCCGCCACCGCCTCGGTCGTCGTCGACTCGCACTTCACCTGGTCGGACGACGCGTGGCTGGCCCATCGCGCGAGCACCGACCCGCACACCGGCCCCCTGTCGATCTACGAGGTCCACCTCGGCTCGTGGCGTCAGGGGCTCTCGTACCGCGACCTCGCCACCCAGCTGACGGACTACGTGCGTCAGACGGGGTTCACCCACGTGGAGTTCATGCCGGTCGCGGAGCACCCCTTCGGCGGCTCATGGGGCTACCAGGTCTCGTCGTACTACGCGCCGACCTCCCGCTTCGGCCACCCGGACGACCTCCGCTACCTCGTCAACGCCCTGCACGACGCCGGCATCGGCGTCATCGTCGACTGGGTGCCGGCCCACTTCCCCAAGGACGACTGGAGCCTCGGCCGGTTCGACGGCACATCGCTCTACGAGGACCCCGACCCGCTGCGGGGCGAGCACCCCGACTGGGGCACGTACATCTTCAACTTCGGCCGTGCCGAGGTCCGCAACTTCCTGGTGGCCAACGCCACCTACTGGTTCGAGGAGTTCCACGTCGACGGCCTCCGCGTCGACGCCGTCGCCTCGATGCTCTACCTCGACTACTCCCGCAAGGACGGTCAGTGGCGACCCAACCAGTACGGCGGTCGTGAGAACCTCGACGCCATCTCGTTCCTCCAGGAGGCGAACGCGACGGCCTACCGCCGCACGCCAGGCGTCCTGATGATCGCCGAGGAGTCGACGGCGTGGGGCGGCGTCACCGCGCCGACCGACCACGGCGGTCTCGGCTTCGGCCTCAAGTGGAACATGGGCTGGATGAACGACACGCTCCGCTACATGGCGGAGCAGCCCGTGCACCGCAGCTACCACCACGGAGAGATCACCTTCTCGATGGTGTACGCGTACTCCGAGCAGTTCATCCTGCCGCTCTCGCACGACGAGGTGGTGCACGGAAAGGGCTCTCTATACGCCCGGATGCCCGGCGACCACTGGCAGAAGACGGCGAACGTCCGAGCCCTGTTCGCGTACCAGTGGACGCACCCGGGCAAGCAGCTGATCTTCATGGGCGACGAGTTCGCGCAGCAGGGCGAATGGTCGGAGGCGGACTCCCTGTGGTGGGGACAGCTCGACGACCCCAAGCACGCCGGCGTCCAGCGACTCGTACGCGACCTCAACACCCTGTACCGGGCACAGCCGGCGCTCTGGAAGCTGGACCACAGGCCCGAGGGTTTCGAATGGATCGACTCGAACGACTCCCAGGGAAACACCCTCGCTTATCTCCGCAAAGCACCGGGCGCGCCGACCGCGGTCGTCGTCGTCAACTTCGCCGGCGTGCCGCACGAGCAGTACCGCCTCGCGCTGCCCGGCGCCGGCACCTGGACCGAGGCCCTCAACACCGACGCCGCGATCTATGGCGGCTCCGGTGTCGGCAACCTCGGGCAGATCACCGCTGATCCCGTGCCCCATTACGGACGCCCCTTCTCGGCCAGCGTCCGCATCCCGCCTCTCGGCGCCGTGATCTTCATCGCCGACAACAGCTGA
- a CDS encoding alpha/beta hydrolase yields the protein MSETSAATAHGAPIRSLTVLPAHREEVELHTADGLTLVGELALPVDAEGRPTTPRATLVTLHPLPTHGGYMDSHVLRKAAWRLPALAGLAVLRFNTRGTSSPRGTSQGSFDGGVAERFDVAAALELAEFHDLPHIWLVGWSFGTELALRYGRDPVVEGAVLLSPPLSRAGDEDLDAWASFGRPLVVLVPEHDDYLRPPQARERFARVPQADLVAVDGAKHLWVGESQVRRVLDEIVAHVAPEVPVPLPRTWSGPSSQAESTVDLTGEDS from the coding sequence ATGTCCGAGACCTCTGCCGCGACCGCCCACGGCGCCCCGATCCGCTCCCTGACCGTCCTGCCCGCACACCGGGAGGAGGTCGAGCTGCACACGGCGGACGGCCTGACGCTGGTCGGTGAGCTCGCCCTGCCGGTGGACGCGGAGGGCCGTCCGACGACGCCGCGCGCCACGCTGGTCACGCTGCACCCGCTGCCGACGCACGGCGGGTACATGGACTCGCACGTGCTGCGCAAGGCGGCATGGCGGCTGCCCGCCCTGGCGGGTCTCGCCGTGCTGCGGTTCAACACGCGCGGCACGTCCAGCCCGCGCGGCACGAGCCAGGGCTCGTTCGACGGAGGCGTCGCCGAGCGGTTCGACGTCGCCGCCGCCCTCGAGCTGGCCGAGTTCCACGACCTGCCGCACATCTGGCTCGTGGGATGGTCGTTCGGCACCGAGCTGGCCCTGCGGTACGGGCGTGACCCCGTGGTGGAGGGAGCCGTGCTGCTGTCGCCGCCCCTCAGCAGAGCGGGCGACGAGGACCTGGACGCCTGGGCATCGTTCGGCCGGCCGCTCGTCGTGCTGGTGCCCGAGCACGACGACTACCTGCGCCCGCCGCAGGCGCGTGAGCGCTTCGCGCGGGTGCCGCAGGCCGACCTGGTGGCCGTCGACGGTGCGAAGCACCTGTGGGTGGGGGAGTCCCAGGTGCGCCGCGTGCTCGACGAGATCGTCGCGCACGTCGCGCCGGAGGTTCCCGTCCCGCTGCCGCGGACGTGGTCGGGGCCGAGCAGCCAGGCGGAGTCGACGGTCGACCTGACGGGGGAGGACTCGTGA
- a CDS encoding alpha/beta hydrolase, with protein MTPIAGLTTVRSDAGALPLVLLHGMPLDSRMWTAAAQLVAGPAAVHLVDLPGTPRYVADLPAPSLEASADEVARLLSDAGVDRAVVVGLSMGGYVALAMAERHPDLLAGLGLVDTKAVADTPEAAAKRLATADELESSRSLDAVLPVDGLLGETTRTARPQVLEQVLDWVHDQVPSGLAWSQRAMAGRPDRTEVLRTFSGPVTVVVGDEDTVSPVEQARAMAAVGDAALVVVPRVGHLSAVEDPAAVATALGELVARAQRG; from the coding sequence GTGACACCGATCGCAGGTCTGACCACGGTCCGGTCCGACGCCGGGGCGCTGCCGCTCGTGCTGCTGCACGGGATGCCGCTCGACTCGCGGATGTGGACCGCCGCCGCGCAGCTCGTCGCCGGCCCGGCGGCCGTGCACCTCGTCGACCTTCCGGGCACGCCGCGGTACGTCGCCGACCTGCCTGCGCCGTCGCTCGAGGCCTCCGCCGACGAGGTGGCCCGCCTCCTGTCGGACGCGGGTGTCGACCGCGCCGTCGTCGTGGGCCTGTCGATGGGCGGCTACGTCGCGCTGGCGATGGCCGAGCGCCACCCGGACCTGCTGGCCGGGCTCGGCCTGGTGGACACCAAGGCGGTCGCGGACACCCCGGAGGCTGCGGCCAAGCGCCTCGCGACGGCCGACGAGCTGGAGTCCAGCCGGTCGCTCGACGCGGTGCTGCCGGTCGACGGGTTGCTCGGCGAGACGACCCGGACCGCGCGGCCGCAGGTTCTCGAGCAGGTGCTCGACTGGGTGCACGACCAGGTGCCGAGCGGGCTGGCCTGGTCGCAGCGGGCGATGGCGGGCCGGCCGGATCGCACCGAGGTGCTGCGGACGTTCTCCGGGCCCGTCACCGTGGTGGTGGGCGACGAGGACACCGTGTCGCCGGTCGAGCAGGCGCGTGCCATGGCCGCGGTCGGCGACGCGGCGCTCGTCGTGGTGCCGCGCGTCGGGCACCTGTCTGCCGTGGAGGACCCGGCGGCAGTGGCGACCGCCCTGGGAGAGCTGGTCGCGCGGGCGCAGCGCGGCTGA
- a CDS encoding GH1 family beta-glucosidase yields MATTRPSGRQFPTDFLWGSATASYQIEGGVHEGGRGPSIWDTFSHTPGRVLNGDTGDVAVDHFHRVPQDVAIMRELGLQAYRFSIAWSRVQPTGSGEFNQAGLDFYSDLVDRLVDAGIQPVATLYHWDLPQALEDEGGWANRQTAYRFADYARRMAEVLGDRVRLWTTLNEPWCSAFLGYASGAHAPGVTDDAKALAAVHHLNLGHGLAARAVRSVLGEGTPVSVTLNLHVTRAASDDPADVAAKHRIDTIANEVFLGPMLLGAYPEQVFADTAAISDWAFVQDGDLELIRVPLTLLGVNYYATGLVRAGAPAAVTPGEPGPDGHRAAEHSPWVGADQVEWLPVAGPYTAMGWNIEPQGLVDLLLELRDRFPDQPLAITENGAAFADEVSADGRVHDADRVAYLHDHIDAMGAAMDAGADVRGYFVWSLLDNFEWAYGFDRRFGVVRVDYDTLERTVKDSGRWYAELVRTGTVPPAEVAATL; encoded by the coding sequence ATGGCGACCACGCGCCCGTCCGGCCGGCAGTTCCCCACCGACTTCCTCTGGGGGTCCGCGACGGCCTCGTACCAGATCGAGGGCGGCGTGCACGAGGGTGGGCGCGGCCCGTCGATCTGGGACACCTTCAGCCACACGCCGGGCCGGGTGCTCAACGGCGACACCGGTGACGTCGCCGTGGACCACTTCCACCGCGTGCCGCAGGACGTGGCGATCATGCGCGAGCTCGGCCTGCAGGCGTACCGGTTCTCGATCGCGTGGTCACGGGTGCAGCCGACCGGTTCCGGCGAGTTCAACCAGGCGGGTCTGGACTTCTACTCCGACCTGGTGGACCGGCTGGTCGACGCGGGGATCCAGCCCGTCGCGACCCTGTACCACTGGGACCTGCCGCAGGCGCTGGAGGACGAGGGCGGCTGGGCGAACCGTCAGACCGCCTACCGGTTCGCCGACTACGCCCGCCGGATGGCCGAGGTCCTCGGGGACCGGGTGCGGCTGTGGACCACGTTGAACGAGCCGTGGTGCTCCGCCTTCCTCGGGTACGCGTCCGGCGCCCACGCCCCTGGGGTGACGGACGACGCCAAGGCGCTGGCCGCCGTCCACCACCTCAACCTCGGCCACGGTCTCGCGGCCCGCGCCGTGCGCTCCGTCCTCGGTGAGGGCACGCCGGTCTCGGTGACGCTGAACCTGCACGTCACGCGCGCTGCCTCCGACGATCCGGCTGACGTCGCGGCCAAGCACCGCATCGACACGATCGCCAACGAGGTGTTCCTCGGCCCGATGCTGCTCGGTGCGTACCCGGAGCAGGTGTTCGCCGACACCGCCGCGATCAGCGACTGGGCCTTCGTGCAGGACGGGGACCTGGAGCTGATCCGGGTCCCGCTGACCCTGCTGGGTGTCAACTACTACGCGACCGGGCTGGTGCGGGCCGGTGCGCCCGCGGCCGTCACCCCGGGTGAGCCAGGTCCGGACGGCCACCGCGCTGCCGAGCACAGCCCGTGGGTCGGCGCCGACCAGGTGGAGTGGCTGCCGGTGGCCGGCCCCTACACCGCGATGGGCTGGAACATCGAGCCGCAGGGCCTCGTCGACCTGCTCCTGGAGCTGCGCGACCGGTTCCCGGACCAGCCGCTGGCCATCACGGAGAACGGTGCGGCGTTCGCCGACGAGGTCTCGGCGGACGGGCGCGTGCACGACGCCGACCGGGTCGCCTACCTGCACGACCACATCGATGCGATGGGTGCCGCGATGGACGCCGGCGCCGACGTGCGCGGCTACTTCGTCTGGTCGCTGCTGGACAACTTCGAGTGGGCGTACGGGTTCGACCGCCGCTTCGGCGTGGTCCGCGTCGACTACGACACGCTCGAGCGCACGGTCAAGGACTCCGGACGCTGGTACGCCGAGCTGGTCCGCACCGGCACGGTGCCGCCGGCGGAGGTGGCCGCCACGCTCTGA
- the treS gene encoding maltose alpha-D-glucosyltransferase: MTEPPPTTAALALHGLPARRQPQVPAAALPGAPTPDSQWYRTAVFYEVMLRCFSDSRGEGSGDIQGLIQRLDYLQWLGIDCLWLPPFYPSPLRDGGYDVADYTAVAAQYGSITDFTELVQQTHARGMRIVVDLVMNHTSDQHPWFQASRADPEGPYGDFYVWRDDNAGYPDARIIFVDTETSNWTFDPVRRQYFWHRFFSHQPDLNFENPRVAEAMLDVGRFWLNLGVDGFRLDAVPYLFEAEGTNCENLPATHAFLRRVRRMLDEEFPGRIMLAEANQWPEDVVDYFGTPEEPECHMCFHFPVMPRIFYALRDQRATPIVDILADTPPIPAGGQWSTFLRNHDELTLEMVSTEERASMYGWYAQDSRMRANVGIRRRLAPLLDNSRKEIELAHALLLSLPGSPCLYYGDEIGMGDNIWLADRDSVRTPMQWTPDRNAGFSTVDPGKLYLPLVQSLVHHYAHVNVEAQLAQPTSLLHWVKGMLAVRRRYPALGMGDFTVVPCDNDSILTFLRRTPTQTVLVVANLASTARAARVTLPGAAGSALRDVFGGAPFPAVGPDDACTFTLGSRDFYWLEVVAP, encoded by the coding sequence GTGACCGAGCCGCCACCGACCACCGCCGCGCTGGCGCTGCACGGCCTGCCCGCGCGCCGCCAGCCCCAGGTGCCCGCCGCGGCGCTGCCGGGCGCCCCGACGCCGGACTCCCAGTGGTACCGCACCGCGGTGTTCTACGAGGTGATGCTGCGGTGCTTCTCCGACTCGCGGGGCGAGGGCTCCGGCGACATCCAGGGCCTGATCCAGCGCCTGGACTACCTGCAGTGGCTCGGCATCGACTGCCTGTGGCTGCCGCCGTTCTACCCGTCGCCCCTGCGTGACGGCGGCTACGACGTGGCGGACTACACGGCCGTTGCCGCGCAGTACGGCTCGATCACCGACTTCACCGAGCTGGTGCAGCAGACCCACGCCCGCGGCATGCGGATCGTCGTCGACCTCGTCATGAACCACACCAGCGACCAGCACCCGTGGTTCCAGGCGTCGCGGGCCGACCCCGAGGGGCCCTACGGCGACTTCTACGTCTGGCGCGACGACAACGCGGGCTATCCCGATGCCCGCATCATCTTCGTCGACACCGAGACGTCCAACTGGACGTTCGACCCCGTCCGGCGGCAGTACTTCTGGCACCGGTTCTTCAGCCACCAGCCCGACCTCAACTTCGAGAACCCGCGCGTCGCGGAGGCGATGCTCGACGTCGGCCGGTTCTGGCTGAACCTCGGCGTCGACGGCTTCCGGCTCGACGCGGTCCCCTACCTGTTCGAGGCGGAGGGCACCAACTGCGAGAACCTGCCGGCCACGCACGCCTTCCTGCGCCGGGTCCGGCGGATGCTCGACGAGGAGTTCCCCGGCCGCATCATGCTGGCCGAGGCGAACCAGTGGCCGGAGGACGTCGTCGACTACTTCGGCACCCCGGAGGAGCCGGAGTGCCACATGTGCTTCCACTTCCCGGTGATGCCGCGCATCTTCTACGCGCTGCGCGACCAACGGGCGACGCCGATCGTCGACATCCTCGCGGACACGCCGCCGATCCCGGCCGGCGGCCAGTGGAGCACCTTCCTGCGCAACCACGACGAGCTGACGCTCGAGATGGTGTCCACCGAGGAGCGCGCCTCCATGTACGGCTGGTACGCGCAGGACTCCCGGATGCGCGCCAACGTCGGGATCCGGCGTCGGCTGGCCCCGCTGCTGGACAACTCGCGGAAGGAGATCGAGCTCGCCCACGCCCTGCTCCTCTCGCTGCCCGGCAGCCCCTGCCTCTACTACGGCGACGAGATCGGGATGGGCGACAACATCTGGCTCGCGGACCGCGACTCCGTCCGCACCCCGATGCAGTGGACCCCGGACCGCAACGCGGGCTTCTCCACCGTCGACCCCGGCAAGCTGTACCTGCCGCTGGTCCAGTCCCTGGTGCACCACTACGCCCACGTCAACGTCGAGGCGCAGCTGGCCCAGCCCACCTCGTTGCTGCACTGGGTCAAGGGCATGCTCGCCGTCCGACGCCGGTACCCGGCGCTCGGCATGGGCGACTTCACGGTGGTGCCGTGCGACAACGACTCGATCCTGACCTTCCTGCGCCGGACGCCGACGCAGACCGTGCTCGTCGTGGCCAACCTCGCCTCGACGGCCCGCGCCGCCCGCGTGACGCTCCCGGGTGCCGCAGGGTCCGCGCTGCGTGACGTCTTCGGCGGCGCTCCGTTCCCCGCCGTGGGTCCGGACGACGCCTGCACGTTCACGCTCGGCTCGCGCGACTTCTACTGGCTGGAGGTGGTCGCCCCGTGA